In a single window of the Methylococcus sp. Mc7 genome:
- a CDS encoding DDE-type integrase/transposase/recombinase, which yields MKLHTQRLQTLDEIRAFLDGASPLDFTVPSRPEAYGWIESSLCQLGYLRLGKADKGIVRDYLIKVSGFSRAQITRLIAQYRRTGRVRDHRGRPANAFQRRYLPQDAVLLAELDALHGTLSGPATRKLCERAFHVFSDQRFVRLARISNGGLYNLRHSTTYRRQRTHYDKTRPTPVAIGERRKPFPDGRPGFLRVDSVHQGDLDGIKGLYHLNAVDEATQMQCVVSVERISERFLIPALNQLLDSFPFVILGFHSDNGSEYINHRVAQLLEKLRIDFTKSRARQTNDNALVESKNGSVVRKHLGYAHIPGRFAARVNAFSSGVLTPYLNFHRPCLFPEAVVDAKGKRRKRYPYANLMTPYEKLKSLPEAEQYLKPGISFKQLDEIAYAISDNEAARLLNQARTELFQYINTAQQPAA from the coding sequence GTGAAACTGCATACCCAACGCCTTCAAACCCTCGACGAGATCCGGGCCTTCCTGGATGGCGCCTCACCGCTGGACTTCACCGTACCCTCCCGCCCGGAGGCCTATGGCTGGATCGAGTCCTCGCTCTGTCAGCTCGGTTACCTGCGCCTCGGCAAGGCCGACAAGGGGATCGTCCGGGATTACCTGATCAAGGTCAGCGGCTTCTCCCGCGCCCAGATCACCCGCCTGATCGCGCAGTACCGCCGAACGGGACGGGTACGCGACCACCGCGGTCGGCCGGCCAACGCCTTTCAGCGTCGCTATCTGCCCCAGGATGCCGTGCTCCTGGCCGAACTCGATGCCCTCCACGGCACCCTCTCCGGCCCCGCCACCCGCAAGCTCTGCGAGCGCGCCTTCCACGTCTTCTCGGATCAGCGCTTCGTCCGCCTCGCCCGCATCTCCAACGGCGGCCTCTACAACCTCCGCCACTCCACGACCTATCGGCGGCAGCGCACTCACTACGACAAGACCCGCCCCACGCCCGTCGCCATCGGCGAGCGCCGCAAACCCTTTCCGGACGGACGCCCCGGCTTCCTGCGCGTCGATTCCGTCCATCAGGGCGATCTCGACGGCATCAAGGGCCTCTACCACCTCAACGCCGTCGACGAGGCCACCCAGATGCAGTGCGTCGTCAGCGTCGAACGGATCAGCGAGCGCTTCCTCATCCCGGCGCTCAACCAGCTCCTCGACAGCTTCCCCTTCGTCATCCTCGGCTTCCACTCCGACAACGGTTCGGAGTACATCAACCACCGGGTCGCCCAACTCCTGGAGAAACTGCGCATCGACTTCACCAAGTCCCGCGCCCGCCAGACCAACGACAACGCCCTCGTCGAAAGCAAGAACGGCTCCGTCGTGCGCAAGCACCTCGGCTATGCCCACATCCCCGGACGCTTCGCCGCGCGGGTCAACGCCTTCTCCAGCGGCGTCCTCACCCCCTATCTCAACTTCCACCGCCCCTGCCTCTTCCCCGAGGCGGTCGTCGACGCCAAGGGCAAACGGCGCAAGCGCTATCCCTACGCCAATCTCATGACCCCCTACGAAAAACTCAAATCCCTGCCCGAGGCCGAGCAGTACCTCAAGCCCGGCATCTCCTTCAAACAACTGGATGAAATCGCCTACGCCATCAGCGACAATGAGGCCGCGCGACTCCTCAACCAGGCGCGCACCGAACTGTTCCAATACATCAACACAGCCCAACAACCCGCCGCCTGA
- a CDS encoding PKD domain-containing protein: MTRFFTLGLWLLAFWTGHALALTSNGGNGAPSSLFIAVLDPDSRKSYYRDLGMTMDQFLQNPSASADLASDGSFAAFLGKPNLVYNVAAFLALKPDQSNIAQWGYLLTSAEGRGIFGRSFVAVDAVRQRMLVYASYLTGSSGVFGVGDAGYFDGDHWGPSLNGELGGSSVGQVGQALPFYFVSNSTGETAGGIVRALGAWTLGGDGKLSFSAQANANQPPVADAGSARTVDQGTVVTLDGSASHDPDNGPDPLSYAWSQTSGPFTALTGGNTAKPSFTAAKAGIYGFRLTVGDGEASATAAVTVTAGAVNQPPVANAGASKAAVVGQLVTLDGSASSDPDQSPSPLAYQWTQVSGPVAVVLAGDATAKASFTPAQEGSYGFELTVSDGAAFSTAATQVEVSATQLITLTAPTQWKVKVKQQIGWDPGTIKGSRQVKIQFAKDGANFKTIGTAAAKKRSFNWKPTRKQITAQGVLRVCVKPTGQLPVVCDAVSVVVEP; this comes from the coding sequence ATGACCAGATTCTTCACCCTAGGCCTCTGGCTGCTTGCCTTCTGGACCGGGCATGCCTTAGCGCTCACCAGCAACGGCGGCAATGGCGCGCCCTCCTCCCTGTTCATCGCAGTGCTCGATCCGGACAGCCGCAAGTCCTACTACCGGGACCTCGGTATGACGATGGACCAGTTCCTGCAAAATCCGTCCGCCAGCGCCGACCTGGCATCGGACGGGAGCTTTGCCGCCTTTCTGGGCAAACCCAACCTCGTGTACAACGTCGCGGCGTTCCTCGCGCTCAAGCCGGATCAAAGCAACATCGCCCAATGGGGCTACCTCCTGACGTCCGCCGAGGGACGGGGGATCTTCGGCCGCAGCTTCGTCGCAGTGGATGCGGTGAGACAGCGCATGCTGGTTTACGCCAGCTACCTCACCGGTTCCAGCGGTGTATTCGGCGTCGGGGACGCCGGCTACTTCGACGGCGACCACTGGGGGCCGAGTCTCAATGGGGAATTGGGCGGAAGCAGCGTCGGCCAGGTCGGCCAAGCCTTGCCGTTCTATTTCGTCAGCAACTCGACGGGAGAGACGGCCGGCGGCATCGTCCGGGCGCTCGGCGCCTGGACCCTGGGCGGCGACGGCAAGCTGAGCTTTTCCGCCCAGGCCAACGCCAACCAACCGCCCGTCGCGGATGCCGGCAGCGCCCGGACAGTCGACCAGGGAACGGTAGTGACGCTGGACGGCAGCGCCAGCCATGACCCTGACAACGGTCCCGATCCCCTGTCCTACGCATGGAGCCAGACCTCCGGGCCCTTCACGGCCTTGACCGGAGGCAACACGGCCAAACCGAGTTTCACCGCCGCAAAGGCCGGCATCTACGGCTTCCGGCTCACCGTGGGCGACGGTGAAGCCTCGGCCACGGCTGCCGTCACCGTAACGGCGGGCGCGGTGAATCAGCCGCCGGTTGCCAATGCGGGAGCGTCCAAAGCAGCGGTCGTGGGGCAGCTCGTAACGCTCGACGGAAGTGCCAGCAGTGATCCGGATCAAAGTCCCTCGCCCCTGGCATACCAATGGACTCAGGTTTCCGGCCCGGTCGCGGTTGTCCTGGCGGGAGATGCGACGGCAAAGGCCAGCTTCACACCGGCGCAGGAAGGTAGCTATGGATTCGAACTCACCGTGAGCGACGGCGCCGCCTTCTCGACCGCGGCTACCCAGGTGGAAGTCAGCGCAACTCAGCTCATTACGCTGACGGCACCCACTCAGTGGAAGGTCAAGGTCAAGCAGCAGATCGGCTGGGATCCCGGCACCATCAAAGGCAGCCGCCAAGTGAAGATCCAGTTCGCCAAAGACGGGGCGAATTTCAAGACGATCGGAACCGCGGCAGCCAAGAAACGGAGCTTCAACTGGAAGCCGACCCGGAAGCAGATCACCGCCCAGGGCGTGCTGCGGGTTTGCGTCAAACCGACCGGCCAGTTGCCCGTGGTGTGCGATGCCGTATCGGTGGTCGTGGAACCCTGA
- a CDS encoding site-specific integrase encodes MAVPLSDVAVDIIRRQLGKHHTHVFSYRGRSVSRVNNHAWTKALARAGIENFRWHDLRHTWASWHVQGGTPLHVLQELGGWESVEMVKRYAHLSGEHLAQYVTSMTGSTRRVVTNRLRSETKKG; translated from the coding sequence ATTGCGGTACCGCTTTCAGACGTCGCGGTCGACATCATCCGGCGCCAGCTCGGAAAGCATCACACCCACGTGTTCAGCTATCGTGGACGGTCCGTGAGCCGGGTGAATAACCATGCCTGGACGAAAGCCTTGGCACGGGCCGGAATTGAGAATTTCCGCTGGCACGATCTCCGGCACACCTGGGCATCGTGGCATGTCCAAGGCGGAACGCCCCTGCATGTGCTCCAGGAGCTGGGCGGCTGGGAGTCGGTGGAAATGGTGAAGCGTTACGCCCATCTGAGCGGTGAACATCTCGCGCAATACGTCACCAGCATGACCGGCAGCACGCGTCGGGTGGTTACGAATCGGCTACGCTCGGAAACAAAAAAGGGTTAA
- the mtaB gene encoding tRNA (N(6)-L-threonylcarbamoyladenosine(37)-C(2))-methylthiotransferase MtaB gives MRINLQSLGCRLNEAELESWAREFQAGGHRLVDEAGDADIIVLNSCAVTAEAVRKSRQTIRRSQRQSPRARLVLSGCYATLHREEAAALGVDLVVGNADKSRLVEIAARELALEAMPEFSTEPGEAALFALGRQRAFVKVQDGCRYRCTFCIVTVARGEERSRPLAEVVREIRQLQAEGVQEVVLTGVHLGGYGGDLGLPLDALIRSILQETGIPRLRLGSLEPWDLPSGFFELFENPRFMPHLHLPLQSGSDAVLKRMARRCKSEEFARLVAQARQQVPDINITTDIIVGFPGETEHEWEESLQFVETMGFGDIHVFTYSVREGTKAAAMGGQVPAEVKKERSRALHELALAQKRALLERFAGREMPVLWENRRDGADRGYTPNYLRVAMQTPETGLTNRITPVRLSEVDVSGEFLWCGPATLPPAAPADTR, from the coding sequence ATGCGAATCAATCTTCAGAGTCTGGGCTGCCGTCTGAACGAGGCGGAACTGGAAAGCTGGGCCCGGGAATTTCAAGCCGGCGGCCACCGCCTCGTCGATGAAGCGGGCGATGCCGACATCATCGTGCTGAATTCCTGCGCCGTGACCGCGGAAGCCGTACGCAAGTCGAGACAGACGATCCGCCGCAGTCAGCGCCAGAGTCCCCGCGCGCGCCTCGTGCTCAGTGGATGCTACGCCACTCTGCATCGTGAAGAAGCAGCGGCGCTCGGCGTCGACCTCGTCGTCGGCAATGCGGACAAATCGCGCCTGGTCGAAATCGCCGCGCGGGAACTCGCGCTGGAAGCCATGCCGGAATTTTCCACCGAGCCCGGCGAGGCAGCCTTGTTCGCTCTGGGCCGGCAGCGCGCGTTCGTCAAGGTACAGGATGGCTGCCGTTACCGCTGCACGTTCTGCATCGTCACCGTGGCGCGGGGCGAAGAGCGCAGCCGCCCCCTCGCGGAAGTCGTCCGGGAGATCCGGCAGTTGCAGGCAGAAGGCGTACAGGAGGTGGTGCTGACGGGCGTGCATCTCGGCGGCTACGGCGGCGATCTGGGGCTGCCGCTGGATGCGTTGATCCGCTCGATCCTGCAAGAGACCGGAATTCCGCGCCTGCGGCTGGGCTCACTGGAACCCTGGGACCTGCCATCAGGCTTTTTCGAGCTGTTCGAGAACCCCCGTTTCATGCCGCATCTGCACCTGCCGCTGCAGAGCGGCAGCGACGCGGTGCTCAAACGCATGGCGAGGCGATGCAAGTCGGAAGAATTCGCCCGATTGGTGGCCCAAGCCCGGCAGCAGGTACCGGACATCAACATTACCACCGACATCATCGTCGGTTTTCCGGGGGAAACCGAGCACGAATGGGAGGAAAGCCTGCAGTTCGTCGAAACCATGGGCTTCGGCGATATCCACGTCTTCACCTATTCCGTCCGCGAGGGCACGAAAGCCGCGGCAATGGGCGGACAGGTCCCTGCCGAGGTCAAGAAGGAACGCAGCCGGGCGCTGCATGAGCTGGCCCTGGCACAAAAGCGGGCTCTGCTGGAGCGTTTTGCCGGGAGGGAAATGCCGGTGCTGTGGGAAAACCGGAGGGACGGCGCCGATCGCGGCTACACGCCGAACTATCTCCGCGTCGCCATGCAGACGCCGGAAACCGGGTTGACCAACCGCATTACGCCGGTCCGCCTCTCGGAGGTGGACGTCTCCGGCGAATTCCTCTGGTGCGGGCCGGCTACTCTTCCGCCGGCAGCTCCAGCAGATACAAGGTAG
- the pstB gene encoding phosphate ABC transporter ATP-binding protein PstB, whose translation MTNPRIACRRLNVYYGAKHAIRNLSLDIGRNEVLALIGPSGCGKTTFLRCLNRMNDSIQGCRVTGEIHIDGRNVCHSGIDVVPLRAMVGMVFQKPNPFPKSIYDNIAFGPRLHGLANSPAELDRIVESSLRRAGLWEEVKDGLDQMGTSLSGGQQQRMCIARAISVNPEVILMDEPCSALDPIATAAIEQLIDELRELYTIVIVTHSLSQAARVSQRVAYFHLGCLIEVGATDVIFQNPRHKLTEDYITGRFG comes from the coding sequence ATCACAAATCCGCGAATCGCCTGCCGCCGCCTCAACGTCTACTATGGCGCAAAACATGCCATTCGAAATCTCAGCCTGGACATCGGCCGGAACGAGGTCCTGGCGCTGATAGGCCCCTCAGGATGTGGCAAGACCACGTTCCTGCGCTGTTTGAACCGGATGAACGACTCCATCCAAGGTTGCCGGGTAACCGGAGAAATCCATATCGACGGCCGGAACGTCTGTCACAGCGGGATCGACGTCGTGCCCCTGCGGGCAATGGTCGGGATGGTATTTCAAAAGCCGAATCCGTTCCCCAAGAGTATCTACGACAATATCGCTTTCGGACCTCGCCTCCATGGTTTGGCGAACAGTCCTGCGGAACTGGATCGAATCGTCGAATCGTCGTTGCGACGGGCCGGCTTGTGGGAGGAAGTCAAGGACGGACTCGATCAGATGGGAACCAGTCTGTCCGGAGGCCAGCAGCAACGCATGTGCATCGCACGGGCGATCTCGGTGAACCCCGAGGTCATTCTGATGGATGAGCCCTGCTCGGCCCTGGATCCGATCGCGACGGCGGCCATCGAACAACTCATCGACGAACTGCGGGAGCTCTACACCATCGTCATCGTGACCCATTCGCTATCCCAGGCGGCGCGGGTGTCGCAGCGTGTCGCTTATTTCCATCTCGGCTGCCTCATCGAAGTGGGCGCCACCGACGTCATATTCCAGAATCCACGCCACAAACTGACGGAGGATTACATCACCGGGCGTTTCGGCTGA
- a CDS encoding winged helix-turn-helix domain-containing protein, producing the protein MPSEKLQFPDPGPNPPVLQSGTGPVPEETQQPRKRRTKKTAHPPRCFLEPKFKLTLRLLYGTEIAFGPGKAELLEAIEQTGSISAAGRSMDMSYRRAWLLVDTMNRSFREPVVDASRGGRHGGGAHLTPFGKEVLERYREVQGSLQQVADTYLRLFRPCMATTPPIGESIPHPDS; encoded by the coding sequence ATGCCATCCGAGAAACTCCAATTTCCCGACCCTGGCCCAAACCCGCCGGTGCTGCAATCCGGCACCGGCCCTGTGCCTGAAGAGACGCAGCAACCGCGCAAGCGGCGCACCAAGAAGACGGCGCATCCGCCTCGCTGTTTCCTCGAGCCGAAGTTCAAACTGACCTTGCGTCTGCTCTACGGCACCGAAATCGCCTTCGGCCCCGGCAAGGCCGAGTTGCTGGAGGCGATCGAACAGACCGGGTCGATATCGGCCGCCGGCCGCAGCATGGACATGAGCTACCGGCGAGCCTGGCTGCTGGTCGACACCATGAACCGTTCCTTCCGCGAGCCGGTGGTGGATGCCTCCCGTGGCGGGCGGCACGGGGGAGGTGCTCACCTGACGCCCTTCGGCAAGGAGGTGCTGGAGCGCTACCGCGAGGTTCAGGGGTCGCTCCAGCAAGTCGCCGATACCTACCTGCGGCTATTTCGTCCTTGTATGGCTACGACGCCGCCGATCGGGGAATCAATTCCCCATCCGGATTCCTGA